The window CTGGGGGGAGCAGGTCTTGGGGTCATCAAGGGCTTGGAAAAAGTGATCCCAGGGCCTGTCTCTTCTCCTGGGCAGGGAAGACATGCCTTGGTGCCGGCCACACTCTACCCAGGACTGAGGCGCCTGCTGGTGCTATGTCCCAAGAGCCatagtggggggtgggagtggggatatGAGGGGTAGTTCAAAGAATCTGTCTTGAGATCtgatttctcttcccctttccccagctgTGCCCCCtctggttatttatttacttagtgcCAGGAGGGCACGGCAGGGGAGCCCTGGTTTTTAATAAATCCTGAATTGTATTTATTAACTTGGTTCCAGCCTGACTTATCTGGGATGGTTAGGGCCGCCTAAAGCTGGGCCCAACAGGGAAGGCGTGGGGTCGCCGTGCTGCTTGCCACTCTGCGCTGCTGGATCGCCCTCTGGCGGACGACTCGGGAACTGCACTAGGCTTTGTGCGGAAGACAGGTGCCTGCCGCTGCCATCTGGTGGTTAAATGGGGGAGGTGCATTTTACGAGCCTGCAGTCCTTGATCCATACCCCACCAAAGACTAACTGCTTCTGCCCCCAGGCAAGTCTTTCTTGGTCCAATGATCATAGCTGTCGTGTAGCAGACACTCCTAAGCACGAATGTACATTATTCGATTAATACAACAGGCAAACGAAATCGCTTCTATCACCATACTAAAAGGACGGCTCAGTCGGCTGTAGTGAAGATTTACTGAGACGATGCTTGTTCCCAGCGCAAAACGTGCTTGACAGAATGTTAATCCAACTCCAAAGCCCAGCCCATACCCAGGACTAGGCTGAGCCGAGGGCCTTTTGAAGGGTATTTGGATTTTCTCatccatgttcatttatttttcatacagCCCTCAGTGAGTGCCTGTGATTATCCACATTTGACTGATGAAATAGGAATAGAGGAGTGAACTGATTTCTCAGTGTCTTTCAGCTGGTTTAGGACAGGGCCTGGATTCGGTTTTAAGCTCTAGCAATCCCTAGTAATACAGCTCCCTTCAATAATGGCAGCAGAGTTGGGTTTGGATCCTTGCTGTGCTTGCTTTTTGCCAAGTTGCTTAGTTACATGGGGCACCGTTACTCTCATTGGTAAAATGAAAGTAACCCTGTTTACCTAGACTTGTAAACTTTACGATTAATCAGCATAAAGTCCCTTACTCTTACTGCCTGGCCCTGTGAAGAGGCCCGATGTATGGCAACTATTATCTACTAAGGAGAAGGTTCAAGGGTGGTAGTGTTTGCCTTTTCCACCCTCCCACACACAGGTTGAGGTGGAAAGACCCTTGACATTCAGCCTGGGAAACTACCAGCTTATTAGCCTTCAAAAGGTCAAATTCACTGATCTAGGGGGGAGATGGGGCCCTGGCTGCCGGCTGGGAAAGATGGCCCCTTCTCCAGATAAGCCATCTTTGGCACAGTGATGCCTGGAAGCCCGCAGGGAAAACCACCGGCTGCCAGGGGCTCCAGCAAATGCCTTCTCTTCAGCTCCTGCGGCAGGTAATAGGCGACCCGGCCGGCATCTGTCTCCCAGGACAGGCCGGACATCCTCGGTCAAGCTTGGGCTCCCTCTGCCGGCAGGACCGTGTCACTGCACCACTCCAGGGGCGCACTGACTGGGAAAGCCGGATGGTGCCTCCCAGAGTCGCCCCCACACCCAGCCCTAGACCTCATTCCAGTGCTGTTGCAGACGGTCAGAATCGCTATGTGGAACTATGCAAAACCTGAGGTGCTGGTCTCCCAGCGCATCTGCCCAAAGAGGCCAGGCAGAGCTGGGTTCACCTGTCTACTTAGCTGCAGGACCTTGGGCCGACTGCGGGTAGGGGACCCAGGTAGAAGGCTTTCTTTCACAAGGATGGCGTGAGTAGTAAAGGAGGCAAGGGGACCTTACAGAGAAGGGCGTGCTCCGAAGGGAACTGTACTTTCAATTCCATCAGTACTCGGAGGGGCCACTTTTCAGGTTACAGATTGCGGCACCTATTACCTCCAGCTGTCAAAGGCCCTCAGAAATCCTCAAGTggtggaggtgggagaaggggagggaggggcgttTTAGTCTTCGGCTGGCTCATCAGCAAAGCAGATCCTGGTGTTTCAACGGTCCGTGGACTGAAAGTGGCAGCACATGGAGCCTGTAGAGCGGGGCGGTAAACCACACTTTCCCATGGGTCCCGACACGCCCCGAGCGCCCCGCCTAGGGGAGGCCCTATCACGTGCCGGCTGCCCAATCGCCGCAGCACCTGGTCTGGCATCACAGACTGGGAAGTGGGCCCAACACTATAAGGGCTCGCGTCCTACAACTGAGGACCCGCTTCTCTCGCGGAGAGCAGGGACGTCAGAAATCATTACAAGAAAAGTCACCTCAAACATTCACAGCATTCAACGAATAGGACAAGTTCTggtgagttttttctttttactggttTATAATAATCTTAAAAACCCCATCACACCCATAAACCACCACAGGTGAGCAGAtgagggagatggagaatgaaTGCTACAGTATGTGGACAGTGTAGGGAATCCGGGTATTCCCTAGGGGCAGCGTGGGATGGAGGCAGGGAGTGTGGATAGGAGGCCCTGGCTTGGACCCTTATTGCTGGTTGGGGGTTGGCTggcagaggggggaagagaggctCAGGGTGAACTAGGAAACATCTCACACCAAAGGcaagggcagtgggggtgggggtggggaagaggggccaCAGTACATTTTTCCATGCAGACTAGGGGTGGGAGTGAGAGCTTCAGAGATTTGCACCCCTACACAGGAAGAGATTTGAGGGTTTGAGGTTTGATTGAAAGCCCCCAAGTTGGTGTCCGGTCCCATTTCCTAAGATAGCAGCTCACCTTTTGGGGAGAGGCATTGGAAAAACTCACAGCAAAAATATCTGGTTTGGAGATCAAGCAAGGGATAAGGGGGGACGGTGGGGTTCTCTCAGAGAAAGTGAGAACCGGAAGGGACCCTGGGTGAGACGGTGGCGGTGAAGCCTTGGGAGAAGGCGCTGCGCCAGAAGCTGCAGGTGCTCCTGAGGGCTCAGGGACAGGGAGGTACCAGTGTTCACAGACGGCAGGAAAATAAATTAGGACTTCATGTTGCTATCATTTGGCGTAACACaatcaggcattttttttttctttttctttttttttctctttttaaatataaggcAACTTGCcaacacataatttaaaaactggtCTTCAGTCACATTGCTTCAGATCACTAGAGAATTTCTGGCTAAAGAACAGTGGATAGTATAgtaaacaaaaccccaaatcttaAATAAGAACATCAGCTCACATTCCCCAGAGACAAGAGGAAAGGCAAGGGcttatttggtttaaaaaaaaaaaaaaaaaaaaaaaaaaaaaaggcagagcccAACTTTAACAGAAGGGtgcaaaaaattacaaaacatgaTCTAAATTTAAAGttacagaaaagttttaaatttctagcCAACTGATTGCCACTTGGGAATGAAACACGTTGAGCGTGGGGTGGAAGATGGGCACGTGACAGATGGGCGCGGGCAGGAGGGGCTGCTTCCAATGTAGGTCCACCTCCAGCTGTTAGAACCATGCTCATTTGGTAAAGGAAGAATTCAAAGAGCTTAaggctttgtgtttttttttttttttctttctttcttcattatacTGAGGGGCTGCAAAAGGAGGTGACTAGAGGGTGAATGTACCTGTGGGGCCGCTCACACAACGCTACTCAAACCCACACTACATTCATACAGAAACAGGACATTTAAAACTTACAGTGTAGAGCAATATTCTTAGCCAGTGTAGAGAACCAAatgcattttaacttttttttttttttttttttggtgtttttaattcCGAACTCCAATGTGATCATCCTTTCTTTACCTACCTAATATCTCAAGATcctattttgttttgcttgtgtttttggagGGGTGTGGGGGATGGGAGCAGCAGGTGAGTTGGGAGAGAGACAACAGTGAGAAAGGGACCTTGGGTGTGCTGGACAGTTACTACCTTTCTCTAGGGCTGGAAAGGGGTGTCAGGAACTAAGATACCAACACAAAGAcgcattttttcccccaggtcTCAAGGCTATGGCCAAGTGCCTACAGGGTGCCCTTGAATGTAGCAAGGGCAAATGCAGTGACTCTGGAATCCAGATTTAAACAAAGCCCTGAGGAatggagaggggtgggaggaggtgaaGATTGGGTCAGTTTTGAGATCTTTGGGTGAAGAAGGAATTAACTTCCAGAGCACTTGGGAAGTCTGGGTTCTTAGTCccaaagagacagaggcagacagggaAAGTCCTAGCTTAAGGGGCTGGGCACCTACGGCCACCTCACCTAGGGCCCTTCCTTACCCCACATCTCAGTCCTAAGGAAAACGGGCAGAGATGCAAGAAAAGgcaggaggtggctggggggaAATGGTCAAGGTGGAGGGACTGATAGGCAGTAGAGACAAAAGCTTGGAGTTGGGATTAGGTCCTAACATAAACCCAGAAGCTGCTGGGgatggtggaggggagggtgagggcAGCAGGGGATCCCCCGCTGTCCTCAAATAGATCCCACCAAATTCCCTTTCTTAGACCTCTAAGAATGATCACATCGGAGCAGCGAAACTCTGAAACTATCCAATTACTCAAAAGTAAGTCTAAACCTAGGAGGGTGATGTATGACGTGTAGCTTGTGGAGGGCACCGGGGCTACCTATCTATACCCAGGGTGCTGAATATGAAGATTTCGACTATCTGCGGGATCAGGGGCTCGGTTGCCAGGGGCTCGGTGGGCCTTGCTCAGCATAGCCAGGCTCTGTTCTCGAAAGCAGGCCTGCTGGAAATCCCCGCTTAGGTAATCCACTGTTTGCATCAAGCTGTTCTGGGTTGCCACTGGACCGCCCCCGGCCCCTGCTCGGTAGTGGGCCCCAGCAGCCGTCCCACAGTCAAGGGGTGCACCCGTGGGCTGCCCACCGTGGAACGGCATGGCGAGGTCCTGAGACCCCGAGCTGTCGCTATTGGGAGTGGGCAGAATGTTGTTCCACAGGGGTTGGAAGTAGTGACCATTGGGGTAGGCCAGTGGGGCCGCCAGGCCGTTGACAGGTGGGGATGGGGTTGGCTTCTCCAGGGGTGGCTTCAGATGGAAGGACTGTGCCAGGCAGAGTTCCTGCGGGTAGGCAGGGGCCTTGCCCACAAAGCCAGGCCCTGCCAACTCGCGTCCTGCTGCGTGCTTGCCTGTCAGGCCAGGGGCCGGCGTCCCACCGGCCTCACTGCACATCTGCTGTAGGTGGGCCAGCTGGTGCTGGTTCCAGGCGACTGGCTTGAGGTCGCTAGGGTAGCCAGCAGGGGCTCGAGAAATGCCCGTGGGCAGGTTGACAGGGCCTGCGGCAGGCAACGCGGCTGTGGCCGCGTGGGTGTGCTCCATGGGATTGACCACACATGAAGGCATTGGCGTGGGGACGCTGTGGGTCGACACCCGGGTGCTTGCATTGATGAGCAGACTGCGACTAATGGGGCTGGGGTTGGCGATCTGGCCCTCACACACTGAGGTAGTGCTGATGCCTGCCCTCGTCTGGCAAAACTGGTTGATCTGGTGCACGATGCTGCTCAGGTCCGGGGGCTGGCTGTGCTGCAGGGTGGCCGCCATTGAAAGGGGGATAGTTGAGGTAGACACGGTCACATTCGGGGGGGCATCTGAGTCTGGCATCTTCCGGCCTCCATGCAGCAAGGGATTGGGGGGGTGCTGGAGACCCTGGTGAGACAGGGCCTGAGGGTGGACCAAGCCCTGGGTTTGGGCCATGGGCTGAGGGTGGCCCAGGCCCTGAGGctgctggaggctctgagggtgGGACAGCGCCTGGGGTGGCGGGATACCCTGAGGGTGCTGCAGCGTCTGGGGAGGGGCATGGGCCAGGGTCTGTGCATGCTGCAGGGCCTGCTGGCGGGccagagcctgggcctgggggtgggcTAAAGTGCTGGGTGCCACAGTAGCATAGGGCGCCACTGGGGGGTTCATGATGGCCTCAGGGAGCAATCGGGCTCGGGTGCCGTCAAAGTCCTTGAGTATGCTTTTGGCTGGCACTTTGACAATGGCAAGCAGGCCTGCCTTGGTGGCTGCCTGAGTCGGGTAGGGGCTGTAGCGCTGGGCTGATGTGTCGAGGCCGTTCACAGTACGACGAACGTGTTTCCGCTggggaaccttcacactgttggGGAAGATTTTTATAGTCAGTGGGTTGTTTGCGACCTTCTTAGCATACGCGTCCAATTCGGCTGGGGTAGGATAGTGAGCAGCTCTCATTTTCTGTGTAGTGTCccctagagagagagaagggtaagGAGAgcaaagaaggagagggagctCATCAGTGCCAAGCCAACCAGCCCTTCTAGATTCCCCTTTTGAGGGCCTATGGTGGAGTAGGGGTTAACGAAGTTATCCCTAGTCTTCATTTTAGACCCGGCCTCACTGTGCCCCCAAGTAACAAGCACTGCTAACATTCAGTCAGTGCTCACAACTAGCCAGGCCTTGTGCCAGGTGACAGGCTCTCGGTGAATCCTCGCTACTGCTTTAGAAGGTGGGTACTATCAGGCTTCTCATTTACAAATGAGGCCACCAAAGATCAGAACAGCAGAGCAACTTTCAAAGTCCCGGATTTTGGAGACTGAACTTGGCCAATTCTCACAGAAGTAACTGAAGGTTGCTCCTCTAAGTGGAAATCTCTCCAAGTTCCTACCTGTTGGCCTCAGCAGTGAAGGCTCTAGGCAGACGCTCTGGTAAAGATGGTGCCCGGAGTGACTGCCCTTCAGTCTGCAGTGGCCAGTGAGGCAGCAGCTTTCTCTTGTGCCTTGGCAGCTGGGGCACCATACCCACTGGGTGGGCATCCTGGCTCAGCAAACAGGATGTCTTTTTTTCAGGAGCAGAGGAATAAGCTGCCAAAATCCCTCCCCTAGCCTTATGTCACAAGTTCACTTTTGTTTACAGCTTACCCTCGGCCTGACTGGGTGAAGATCAAAaggctttatttatttcctcGTGGGGGGTGGCAATAATGacagggcagcagggagggaaCTGAAAAGAAAGGTTTCAGAGAATCTTTAAGTCCCGAGTGCCAAAAATAGTCTGTTTGGCCCTTGTCAGCTGTcactttccaaaatgaaaagaggaaaaacctGCCTGCCTTTGGAGATGGCGGAAGTACCTACTCAATGCGCCTCATTAATGTTAACAGTTTCTTTGTTCTCATCTCCAGGGGCCACCCAGCAGGGGGCTCCAGCGGATGTTGGACCTCCagtcaaaaaggaaaaggttctGTGAACAAGAGCTCTTTAAGGATGCCAGGCTCCTGCAAAAGGTCTCAGCTCTGTTTTCCCTCTCTGAGGTAGGGTGTCTCCCAAGTGTACACAGAAGGTGCCTAATAAAGGCTTGCTGCGTGAGTAAGTACCCAGTCTGCCCAAGCAGAAGGAAGGGGCTTGGCTGGGAGCCTAGGCTCAGCTAGCTAACTCCCACCCTATTTCCTCCCCTTGCAGAAGGCAGCCAGGATAGAGCAGGGAACAAGCTGACTGAATGCCCAGCTTGTGGCCTCAGCTGCTTTGGCCCAAGAAGACCCCATTCAGTCACGTCACTGGGCATCAACTGCAAGAGAAGGGGGGCAAAGAGTGTGCCAGAAGGAAGAGGGCACAGCTGCCCTCATTTGGTGGCACTGCTGGTTAGCCTGCCAGCAACTGCTTAGAAAATGCTGCTCTTGGAGGCAGGAAAAAAGAGAGCTGACATCCACAAGGCACAGCGAGATTTGGTCCCATGCTCACCAATGGAGAACTTAGCAAAAGAGTACAGAGTGGAAAAGAGCTGTGCTGTTAGGGGCACCATGCCTCGAAGTAGCAAGGACTCACACGCTTAAGTTCTACTTTATTAACTGTACAGGTTAGACGCTCAGTCCACAAATGTTCGTTAGATGACCGATTTGAAGAAGGTCTTAAAAGGATGAATGTGACCGTGACAGTTGagggcaagaaggggagggaggcagagaggcccaGAAATCTCCTATCCACTAGGTATTACTAGCTGGTGAGCAGAATCAAAGCCCTGACAGCGGAGTGTGAGTTCCGCTGCTTCTTACAAGCCACTGACCCTCAATGGGCTTCAGTCTCCATTAAGTAGGGCCTTTTTCTGACCCTTGTTACATTCTCCTGGACAAGAAAATACCAGAAGTCTGGGATCACTGAGACATAGTCCCTTGAGACACCAGAATTCCATTAGAAGCTGCCTAGGTCAGCCGCTGCACTCGGGTGTCTGACTGGTCAAAATCAACTGAACAACTCTGGGCTCAGCTGAGTAATGGCAGTCAACAGCTGCTGGGTTTTACTTCAGACAGGTAATACAGGTCTGCCTCTGGGCTTTCCTCCACAGTGGTAGGTTTTTCTCCTTGAAGACcaggtgtgtgagagagaggtaTACTGGCTTACTGAACAATAGAGTTCCTTTGTTCCAAGTCAGTACCAACTCTCAgggtgttttctttctcctagCAGAGGCAGAAGGTAGCTTGGCCTGATTCAGGAGTATGGAATGGGACACTTACACCGGATTGGCTCTCTTTTAGTTCTCTTTTCCCTGTTTCTGCTGATGTTGACCATGGTGATGACAGTAGTCAGATAAAGGAatcagaatcaaaaggaaataaggGTGGGAAGGGTGGATACAGGCTACAGtatctttgttttgagagagagcatgagagcgcACAcaaatcccatgaggggcagagagaaagggagagggagagggagagacagagaagcggggctcaaactcacaaactgagatcatgtcctgaaccaaagtcagatgcttaattgactgaaccacacaggtgccctacAGTATCTTTGTTAAGGAAGAATCTCAAGGATGAGATAAGTATATTGGACACAAAAAAATTGGCTACATTCTTGGAATCCAGCACCACCTACCTCATGTACCAGACTTGAGCTTAGCacttaagaaaacttttttttttttttttttttttttttctaaacactttCTTATCTCAGTCCCACAAGGGCACCCTGGAAGCTTGCTTTCTTCTGTAACATCTTCCCTTAATTAAGGGTACAGCTAACACAAATACCATGGCTTTGTAAgcaacttatttattattttttaaagtaagctctttgcccaagtggggctcaaactcacaactccaatatcaagaatcacatgctctaccaactaagtcAGCCAGGGTGCCCCTGTAAGCAACTTATTTAAATAGCTGGTACCAAAGGTGTCATCAACGGGGAATAAGGCAGGGTAGAGAATAGGGAATCTGTGGTTAGAACAAAGTTAGAGAGATCCGGATTCAAGTACTGGCTTTATTATCTGACTACTCAGGGTCTGTCTCAGTGACTCTtcatttatagattaaaaaaaaaaaaatttaagtttacatataaattagttggcatatagtgcaacaatgatttcaggagtagattccttaatgccccttccccatttagcccatcccccctcccacaactctccagtaaccctctgtgctccatatttaaaagtcttatgttttgtccccctccctgtttttatatttttgtttcctttcccttaggttcatctgttctgtcttaaagtcctcatatgagtgaagtcatatgatacttgtctctaattttgcttagcataatatcctctagttccaaccacatagttgcaaatggcaagacttcattctttttgattgccaactaatactccattttgtgtgtgtgtgtgtgtgtgtgtgtgtgtgtgtgtgtgtgtgtgtaccacatctttatcccttcatccactgatggacatttgggctctttccatactttggctattgttgatagtgctgctataaacatgggggggggggcatgtgtcccttcgaaacagcacgcctgtatcccgtggataaatgcctagtagtgcaattgctgggtcgtagggtagttctatttttagttttttgaggcacctccatactgttttccagagtggctgccccagagtttgcattcccaccagcaatacaaaagagatcctctttctccgcatcctcaccaacatctgttgttgcctgacttgttaatgttagccattctgacaggtgtgaggtggtatctcattgtggttttgatttgtatttccctgataagtgatgttgagcattttttcatgtgtctgttagccatctggatgtcttccttgaagAAGTGTCTGtgcatgtattttgcccatttcttcactggattatttctgttttgggtgttgagtttgataagttttttttttaagttattttttttcaatgtttatttatttttgagagagagacagaggcagagcatgagtgggttgaggggcagagagcgagggagacacagaatctgaaacaggctccaggctctgagctgtcagcacagagcccaatgtggggcttgaatccatggacagcgagatcatgacctgagccaaagtcgggcagtcaactgactgagccacccaggcgcccctgagtttgagaagttctttatagattctggatacaaaccctttatctgatacattgtttgcaaatatcttctcccattccgttggttgccttttagttttgctgtttcttttgctgtgcagaagatttttattttgatgaggtcccgatagttcatttttgcttttgtttcccttgcctccggagacgtgttgagtaagaagttgccaagatcaaaggtttttgcctgctttctcctcgaggattttggtggcttcctgtcttacattgaggtctttcatccattttgagtttatttttgtgtatggtgtaagaagggtccaggttcattcttctgcatgtcgctgtccagttttcccagcactgcttgctgaagagactgtctttattctattgggtattctttcctgctttgt is drawn from Panthera uncia isolate 11264 chromosome E1, Puncia_PCG_1.0, whole genome shotgun sequence and contains these coding sequences:
- the FAM222B gene encoding protein FAM222B — protein: MLACLPGPGDLSFQLLPHTQMNTGLQKWDTTQKMRAAHYPTPAELDAYAKKVANNPLTIKIFPNSVKVPQRKHVRRTVNGLDTSAQRYSPYPTQAATKAGLLAIVKVPAKSILKDFDGTRARLLPEAIMNPPVAPYATVAPSTLAHPQAQALARQQALQHAQTLAHAPPQTLQHPQGIPPPQALSHPQSLQQPQGLGHPQPMAQTQGLVHPQALSHQGLQHPPNPLLHGGRKMPDSDAPPNVTVSTSTIPLSMAATLQHSQPPDLSSIVHQINQFCQTRAGISTTSVCEGQIANPSPISRSLLINASTRVSTHSVPTPMPSCVVNPMEHTHAATAALPAAGPVNLPTGISRAPAGYPSDLKPVAWNQHQLAHLQQMCSEAGGTPAPGLTGKHAAGRELAGPGFVGKAPAYPQELCLAQSFHLKPPLEKPTPSPPVNGLAAPLAYPNGHYFQPLWNNILPTPNSDSSGSQDLAMPFHGGQPTGAPLDCGTAAGAHYRAGAGGGPVATQNSLMQTVDYLSGDFQQACFREQSLAMLSKAHRAPGNRAPDPADSRNLHIQHPGYR